A region of the Marmota flaviventris isolate mMarFla1 chromosome 3, mMarFla1.hap1, whole genome shotgun sequence genome:
tttaccagttcattcattcatcaaatccTGGGGTATCAATATGTTGAGGGACAGATGGTAGTGGTTACAATGTGCTCTGTTGTTTGGGTCAGATTCTAGCTCCATTACTTACTGTGCCCATGGGCAAGTGACCTGGCATCTTTCTGCTAtggtttctttatctataaactGGGTATTATAATATACCTGCCTGATAGTGTGTATGAAGGACAAATTGAGTTGATGTGTGCAACTGCTTGAACAGTGCCTGAACATAATATTTAAGAGTGTTAACTGTTGTTGACATATCACACATTCTTAGCCTTGGAGGCCCAGCAAAGTCATGATCACTATGTTTATGGAAATTATAGCCATCAAAGCAGTAGATGTTAAACAGTAGATGTTAAACACCATTTAGTGAATGGTGTCATAATTGCTTTACTGCAAAGTACAGGATACTCTCAGAATAAGGGATGGGGGGATAGAAATCAAAGAGGTGACATTTAAATTAGAGCCTATAGAAGTTTGCCAGGTATGGATGTGGGAGAGTGTTGAAGGCCAGGAGAATTTTATGTCTAAAGGTCCTGAGGAGGGAAGGAACTTGATTTATTTGAAGAATCAAAAGAAGGCTTGTTTTGCTGACATTTGGCAAAGGGGGCTAGACAAGTGGGAGGAACCTCATCTTGCAGGGCCTTGGTGGCTGTAATTAGGCTTTTGAGCTTTTTGTAAAGGGTAATAGGAAGCTGTAGAAAGATTTAAAACATGGAAGTAATGGGGAGAGGTCTTTTTTGAAAAACTGTGTGTACTCCTCTGTGGACACTAAATAAAATGGTGTGTGAATAGGGAGAATAACAGTGTTAGAACAGTTTAGGAGATAGATGGTGTTTGGATTAGGTGTGTAACAATGGAGTAGAACAGAAATGTGTAGATATGAGAATAACTTAGAAGAGTCATAAAAGAAGGTGAACTGTTTGAGTAGACAGGGAAATTGAGGGAGATGTTGGCTCCGAGCTCTTATCTAGCAGTCGGATGGATGGCTGTTGATAATGTTCATAAGATGGACATTGGAGAACTGGATTTAGAGTGAAGCTTAGGTTTAGACATGAAGACTTGAGGTGAATGTGAGCCACGTGAAGAGATATTGAGACAGCAATATATGGTTCTTAAATTCAGAGGTCTGGGTCTGAAGTAGATATGTGAAAAGTAGACATATAGATAATAATTGCAGCCACGGTAATGTTTACAATTTCTTAGGGAGATGGTATGGATTAAAGAGAAGAACATGGGATAGGGAGCCCTGAGGGTTAGGATGAACCCTTACTAAAGCAGTTCAAGGTTGGTTAGAGAGGAATGGGCTGATATAGAGAAACAGGAATGACGGATAGGAAAATCTGGACTCCTTAGTGTCATGAAGAAAAGGGAATAAGATGATACAAGATGGAAATATATGTGTAGGGGAGTGCTCATCTCTTTTGAATATAAGAAGATGGATGGATTTATTTATGTGGAGGGACTGCTGCTTCAGTAGAGTTGGAGGGGGGTTGAATCCAAAATTGTATGAATTTGAGGAATGAGTGGATAGTGGGATTGAGTACAGTTAAGGTACACAAGAATTTAGCATTGTTGGGGAAGGAGGACAAAAGTGGGGAAAGGGAATGTCTTGTTCATAGATGCGAGGGGCTGATAGAGAAGGGGAGGTTGAAGAGATGAGATAATTTCTGTGATAAACTTGCTGAGAAGACAGGAATAGATGGACCCAGAGCATAGAGAAGGATGGCCCTTTgataggaggaaggagagaaggggaaaggaaggagataCATGCTGGTAAATGTATATATTGGGTGGTAAAACTGTGATGAGGTATGTTCATATAATGGTTTTTATGTTCTCTGCAGAGGTGAAGAGTAAGAAGAGAAagtggttctttctttttttgtaccagggattgagcccaggggtgcttaactactgaaccacatccccacccctcttttatatttttatttggagacagggtcttgctgagttgcttagtgccttgccaagttgctgaggctgcctttgaacccatgatcttcctggctcagcttcccaagctgctgggattacaggcatgtgccactgcacccagtgtccctcctgcctttttaaaattttgaaataaataaaatataattgttaagttgctgaggctggcttcttttaatcctcctgcctcagcctcccgagtctctggaattataggtgtgtgccaccacgcctgactGAGAAAGTGGTTCTAAGGTATAGGGAGAGTAGGAAAGTTGGAAATAGCTATTGTGAGAAagaagctgatttttaaaatggcataatTGCCAGATATTATGTGCCCTAGTGCCCAGTCTTGATGttcttgttttgttattgttgtgtttgttttttcaacCCTGAAGGTTCTTGTAAATTTCTCTCCAAAGCTAGATCCTCCCTTTTGCTGCTTCTACCTGAATTCAGGTTCTTATTTTTTACCTGACTTACTGTATCAGTTTCCTAATGGCCTTCTTGACTTCACACTTGTCTTCTTGTGATCCTCTTCCATGTTATTATCActgttttgaaataagaaaacatattgttacaaattaaaaaaaaaattgttcctgtGATACACAGAATTAGATAATTCATAGTCTTTGACTACAGTAGTCCTCATTGgtccacttttatttatttactcagtaATTTCTTAACAAAATAATAAGTAGACTAGGAGTATAATTTCCTGGTAAAATGTTGTtggtctagcatgtgtaaggccttgagtcaatcctcagcaccacaaaaaataaaagtgtaataAGCAGTCCCTGCTTCCATACACTGCCTACCCCTACCCATGATAATAATCATTCTGATTCCTAGGTTCATTCTTCCTTTGGGTCCCTTTTATATAGTCTTATTGCATCTCtgtatatttctaaaaatgtcatcttggaggctgaggcagaaggatcacaggtttgaggacagcctcagcaaattagtaaggccctaagcaacttaatgagactttgtctcaaaataggaaaaacaaaaagggttggggatgtagcttattggtaaagcacccctgagttcaatccccagtaccaaaaaaaaagaagtactttTGATCATGAAAAATTTTCAGACAAAAATTATTGGCACGTTGCCATTCTATTTAGGTCCTCTGCTTGTGGATTAATTTGAAGGAAATCCCAGACcctcacccttctctctctctttctctctctctctctcacacacacatacacacatatacacacatacacacacaatttttgtttaaatttatgaGGCACTTGTATATAATCTTTATTTgtgagaatactttttttttttttttttttttggtggtagtactggattgaacccaggggctctgtatcactgaactacatccttaactttttaaattttattttgagacattgtcttgctaaattgctaaagctggccttaaatttgtgatcctcttgcttcagccacctgaatcactgggattacaggtgtgcaccactgtgctgggcaGAGAACACTTTTCTTTATGGTGGTGTGTTTCTATGTTGCCTAGACTATCCTTGGACTCCTGGGATCaagagatcctcttgcctccgtCTAccagtggctgggatcacaggttcacaccactgcacctggactgagaatgttttttttgtttttgtttttagagagagagagagagaattttaatatttattttttagttctcggcggacacaacatctttgtttgtatgtggtactgaggatggaacccgggccgcacgcatgccaggcgagtgtgccaccgtttaagccacatccctagcccgaGAATggtttttttaacttattttccaATTACTTTTATTGATCATGTAGGCAAAAGAGTACCTTGACTGAGAATACTTTCTTAATAGCATATTTTCAAGTTCTATTTGTTTTGTAGCCATCgttgattaattttaatttctatataatattatatagtatgaatatactacagttgtttcatttttttcttctttttttattcatcttctctttttgtttttcctttggaactgggaattgaacccagaggtgcttaatcactgagccacattgccgcagtctggctgggcacaaatgccgcagtctggctgggcacacaatcacgagccaccacacagcttgtagattcaaacagcaactctttattcccgaactcacaccagccgtctacaatcacgttctggggaaatccacgttctctgcccaaatccacgttctctgcccaaattcacctccactgggcttctatctccaaaatatactgtctaaatcccgtgagaactcaaggggaactcaggcagcaggatgcgccctattcccagcaggaataatcttaaaccttaaacctggaacctaaaccgggaacgccctaatccgccttggtccttgagcaaggtcacctacattcaatgtcactgcaacatggggtacgctggcaaggaaattgtcatacctacttggctaatggctcccagcaccacaTCCCtgtccctttttactttttaaattttgagatagggtctcacttagttgaatagggccttgctaagttgctgaggctggttttgaacttgctgtcctactgcctcagcctccgaagttgctgggattacaggtatgtgccaccatgcctggcttctttttctcctataaatGGCAGTTTGGGTTGTTTGTAGGCTTTTGTTAATCTCAACAGTGATGGTGTGATAATTCCTGTATATGCATCCTGTTGTATATGGTAGGAATTTCCCTTGTGGAATTCTAGGTTTCAgggtgtgtatgtgcatgtgcactaaACTAGACCCCAGCCCTTGGTAATGTTTGTGCTGATTAGTGTTTTCAGTGGCTTCCTATAATCATTTAGGGAGTCATAATTTCTTCTCTCATTCATAGAGCACTATGTGCTAGTTGCTGCATGAAGTGCTGGGACTATATAATGAATAAGACATAAACTTGCTGTCTAAACTGAAGTTCAGATTATCCTTAACACAATAGGCCCTTAATAATCTAGTATGTTTTTAGCTTCCAGCCTCAACCTACCTTCCTTGATTCATTTCTTTGTACTTCCTGCAACTCAATCCAAACATAATGAAAtagttataatttctttttcttttctttttggtactgggggttgaactcaggaccttgtgcatgcaaggcaagcactaccaactgagctatatccccagcctgaaatAATTATGATTTCTGAAAGTACAGTGCTCTTTTGTGGGTTTGTGTCCTTGCAAATGCTCTTAGCTATTTCTTCACATCACCATCTTCACTATGACTTACAGTCTTAGATAATATATCACTCATTTTAGGAAGTCATTTTGATCTCCCCAGTGTGACTTGATTTTCCTCCTCTGTATTTCCatagaactttatttatatttgtgcgtattattacataattttattagaAAGTTTTTATTAGGAGTAAAGACTGTGTCTTTCATACCTGCATTATCAGTATTTAGTGTAGTATTTGAAGTGTAGCTGTGTAGTaactgctgaatgaatgaatgaatggagaggaaagggaaaatcaaagagattttctaggaataaatgataaaatttgatgATAGTCTTAATAGTGAATGGAGGAGGCTAAAAAATCAGATGTATCTACAAAGTTCCTCCTTGGGAGACTAGAAGGCCTTTAATATATGTTGGAGGTGGGGGTACAAGTTGAGGTAGGCTATGAATAAGACACTATAGCTATCTGCTGTTTTTTAATCAATCAgagaaatctgttttttaaatatttttcaggtgCAGAACTTGGCAGTGAGGAATCAACAGGCCTCAGCTCAAGGACCCCAAATGCAAGGCTCCACTCAGAAGGCCATACCTCCTGGAGCCTCCCCTGTCTCTAGCCTTTCTCAGGCCTCTAGCCAGGCCCTAGCTGTGGCACAGGCTTCTCCAGGGGCCTCAGGCCAATCTCTCAACCTCAGCCAAGCTGGTGGAGGCAGTGGAAACAGCCTCTCAGGGCCAATGGGTCCAGGTGGAGGTGGCCAAGCTCCAGGGGGTTTGGGTCAGTTGCCTTCTTCAGGAATGGGTGGTGGAAGCTGTCCCAGGAAGGGCACAGGAGTGGTTCAGCCCTTGCCTGCGGCCCAAACGGTGACTGTGAGCCAGGGCAGCCAGACAGAGGCAGAAAGTGCAGCAGCCAAGAAAGCAGATGCTGATGGGAGTGGTCAACAGAATGTGGGCATGAACTTGACACGGACAGCTACACCTGCGCCCAGCCAGACCCTCATTAGCTCAGGTATATTATCACCTCACATAATATCATAAATCTCTCAGAACTTATTTGAAATCTTTCAAATTACCTTTCTTTGCCCCGTTTTTCGCTTGGCCCTGGAGTAGTGGAAGGAAAGAGAATTACATCAGCCTTGAGTGTATTAGTTCAGGGACAGGAAAATAGTTAACAGATAAAGGTCTTATCTGTATCTTCCAGGCAACAATCAGGTTTTAAGTTACTCTTGTTTACTTTCCTAGGCCCCTGAGTTCTGTAGTTTACTCATTCTACTTACTCATGAACCCAGTTCTTACTGAATTGCCTACTGTGTTCTAGGAGGTGCTGATACATCTTTCTAAAGCAGATTCTGTGTCCTCATGTTACTTACAGTTTAGTATAGGATATTAATTCTGTTTAATGGTAGTTAGTTGGTCCAATGTAGGACAGATATAATATAAATACTTTAGCCAGGCATCGTGgcgcatgcccgtaatcccagtgactctggagctgaagcagaaggatcacaaattcaaggctagcctcaggaaCTCAACAAGGAtctaagcaccttagtgagacccttactcaacataaaaaataaaaagggctgcccctgggttaaatacccagtaccaaaaacaaaacaaaacaaaacaaaacccaaaatgttttatatatataaatgttttagaaCATTTAAGATTATCAAATAGAACCATGATTTAATATAGTCAAATTGTGATCATCTGTATCAGTGATgaggataaaaaggaaaacataataataatagctgTAAGTAGTTTATACTTCCTTTCAGATAAGATATAGTGGGTAAAATATAGTTAGATGTATCTTCCTTggtaatgttaatttttttctgctttctttgtttCTAATACCTTAGTTATTGGTATGTTTGAATAATTTGGTCACAAAAATTTAATGAGTTAATTAGACATTACTAATAACTAGGTATTTAAATACCATAGCATTTGTGgtttttttgaggtactgaggatagaacttggggtgctctaccactgagctacatccccaaccctttttattttttatttttgagacagagtcttacaaAACtgtccagtctggccttgaacttgtgatcctccagcctcagcctcccaagtaactggtattacaggtgtgctcaACAGGATACTATAGCACTTATATATCCACAGTGCTCtcattacatattttatacatacttTATGTGTTCTCTGGACAGTCTGGTAAAATATGGAAGGTTGGAGATTGTAAAAGTCTGAGCCTGCAGCTACTGACTCCTCAGAGTTCTTAGATGGTAACCTAACCTGATGAATTTTTGAAAACTGAGACATTGATGAAAAGATATTGGTGTCTCTAACTTTGTTGGTATtctttcagtgaatattttttgtgtgtcagCACTGGACTCTGTTTAGGGGTGTGAAAGTGAATAAAACATAGAATCAGCCTTTGCAAAACTCAAAGTCTAATCACATGGAGAAAGAGCCAACCTCTGTACTCCTGAATACAGAGTAAAAGGATAAGTTTTGTTTGAAATTACTGAGTTAGGATGTTGATTGAGCCAGGGAGTTTTTCTATGGTATCTACACTAGATAATGTTTACGTTTAGTAATGTTTTGACTTAGTGGAAAGAATATGAATGAAGTGATGTCCAAGTTCTGTACAGGCTAGATTTCTATTCAGTGTAGTTTAAAACTAGGTAAGCCTTGGaaaatgattttacttttaattttgaagggttattattttctgttcttttttcccctttgtaatATTCTGGGTTTGTTCCTATAGCCACGTACACGCAGATCCAGCCCCATTCTCTgattcagcagcagcagcagatccACCTCCAGCAGAAGCAGGTAGTGATCCAACAGCAGATTGCCATTCATCACCAGCAACAGTTCCAACACCGGCAGTCCCAGCTACTTCACACAGCTACACATCTCCAGTtggctcagcagcagcagcagcagcaacaacaacagcagcagcagcagcaacaacagcagcagcagcaacagcagcagcagcagcaagccaCAACCCTCACTGCCCCTCAGCCACCACAGGTCCCACCTACTCAGCAGGTCCCACCATCCCAGTCCCAGCAGCAAGCTCAAACCCTTGTAGTTCAGCCCATGCTTCAGTCTTCACCCCTGTCCCTTCCACCTGACCCAACCCCCAAGCCACCCATTCCCATCCAGTCCAAACCACCTGTAGCACCTATTAAACCTCCTCAGTTAGGTGCTGCTAAGATGTCAGCTACCCAGCAACCACCACCCCATATCCCCGTGCAAGTTGTGGGTACCCGGCAACCAGGTACAGCCCAGGCACAGGCTTTGGGTTTGGCACAGCTGGCAGCTGCTGTACCTACTTCCCGGGGGATGCCAGGTACAGTGCAGCCTGGCCAGGCCCATTTGGCCTCCTCACCACCTTCATCCCAGGCTCCTGGTGCACTGCAGGAGTGTTCTCCTACGTTGGCCCCCGGGATGACCCTTGCTTCTGTGCAGGGGACAGCACATGTGGTTAAGGGTGGGGCTACTAGCTCTTCACCTGTTGTAGCCCAGGTTCCTGCTGCCTTCTACATGCAGTCTGTGCATCTACCGGTGAGTGATGTCTGATGCTGCTACCCATGAGAGTGGACCTGTACTGAATGGAACTAGAACTCAAATTGAGTAGGGGAATGAAGTGTTGAGAAATTTGGTACTGGTGTTTATGTGCTCTTTTTATAAGAGTCATAGATTTAATATGTATAACATCTGAACTTTGTACTTGTAAATCATTCTGAGGTTTGGGATATACACTAAGTTAGATTGAGGTAGCCTAACTAGCTATCCCACTGCttgatatttttccaaaagatctaaaattggtATGCTGTAGCAATATAGTCtcttcaatgtttataacagcacaattcacagtagccaaattatggaatcaacaaCCCAGGTGCTTGacagtagatgagtggattaaaaaaattgtagtgtgtgtgtgtatatatgtatttatatgtatgcgcgtgcacacacatgcacacaatgtagTTATACttaaccataaaaaaataatgaaatagtggcatttgccagtaaatgtatagaaatggagaatatcatgccaaatgaaataagacaaactcagaaactcaacttgaatgttttttctcatgtggaggctagagtaaaataaaggaaagggagagggaaggatagGATGTCATAAAGATAAAGGGGAGATGAGTAATATGGAAAAATGAGTTTGAGAGGCAGTAGATGAGTAGATGAGGGaaggcaatgcagaatgaattcttaaaaatcatgTATTAATATTCCACAgggatatataaatatttcatagggaatttcacttttatatataagtaaaaggaaccaatcaaatatgaataaatagatgAGCAAAGAAAGTCtagtagaagaaggagaaagcagaggggagagaagatgcgaagaaaaggaaaggatcatgaactaaaatcaaaattctatgtatgtatgagtttgtcgggatgaacccaactactgtgtGTAACTGTaaagctctaattttaaaaaaatgaataaaaaattgtatatatctaAAGGAACGATAACAGCAAAGAAGAGAGCCTTAACCAAAACAATCTTTGGAAAGACAGTTTTTGTTTGGGCCACAGTGGTCTAAGTTATGACTATGCATTAAAATGGTATTGCATTTTGTTTTGTCCTTATGTAGACGTTATACTAATTAGGGATGACCAAGAATTTAGTGTATATGAAGCAGGAGATAGGGAGTTCAGAAAGTCTTCTCTGAAAGTATAGAAGTAATTGtaattccttttcattctttatgcctaaatcttgttttttttttttttttcccctgttgttTACTGTACAGGGTAAACCTCAGACACTGGCTGTGAAACGCAAAGCTGAGtctgaggaagagagagatgatATCTCCACTTTGGGTTCAATACTTCCTGCCAAGGCTTCTCCAGCAGCAGAGAGCCCAAAAGTCATGGAGGAGAAGAGTAGTCTTGGAGGTAACTGGTTTCTAAAATGCTATTATTGAACacacaaagaatagaaaattattcTGAAAGAGCTACAGATAATTCTGGTTCAGTAGAAAATGGGCCTAAATATTTGGTAGATCCAGAAATATAATCAGAGGGTGAATGATCAAAGGAGAACATAATTTATTGTGGAAAATCAGGCTGGCTCAGCTAATAGGTGGATTCattatattatcccatatttgTTCTttaatgtgtgtttgttttccagAGAAAGCTGAACCTGTGGCCAATGTGAATGCTAGTACCCCAAGCAATGAACTGGTAGCCTTGACTCCTGCCCCATCAGCACCACCTCCTACACTATCCATGGTGTCCAGACAAATGGGAGACTCCAAACCCCCACAGGCCATTGTGAAGCCCCAGATTCTCACCCACATCATTGAAGGCTTTGTTATCCAGGAAGGAGCGGAACCTTTCCCGGTGAGAACAGGGCCATATGGTGGGACTTCAGGAGGGCATTTGGTCTGATTTTGTCTTCAAATTCCTCTAAAAACAAAGGCAGCTGGGCaccaagcctgtaatcccagttacttgggaagcCAAGGCAGTAGGATTGTGGGTTCAAGGTCAACTTCAgaagcttagtgaggccctaagcaacttagttcaacgtgtctcaaaattaaaaataaaaagggctggggatgtggctcggtagtaaagcactctgggttcaatcccaagtaccaagaaaataaaaaaaaggtacaGAACTTATTAAttgttaatttattaattattagagaatgatttatttattttgtttatttagttgcaaaagaaggaaaggaagaaaggaaagcacATATGTTTGTGGACCAGACAGTAAAAATgttgggaagagaagaaaaggaagaaaatcaccttttaaaactttttagatAGGTAAACTAGgtatttttataatgaagaaaattatagtaGAGAACTTTTCTAGAATATGAGTTACAGAACCAGGATTATAACCCAGGTATCCTGATTTTTCTTGTGTCCCCTGTACCTTAGGAAGGGAAGGATAAGATAGAGGGAACCAGGCTAGGAACTTGTTCTCTAGTAGCTTATCTGAAAAAAGTAGAAGATTCTTGATTGCAGTACTGTAAGGAATTTTCTCTGAGCCAGACTTGACCATTAACTCAGAGATGCAGGCAAGGACATGATGATAGGAAGTGTTAGGGAACACTGTAGAGAGGCAGAAAGGAATTAGGCTACcttaattaaaaactttttctgGGACAGGTGGGTTGTTCTCAGTTACTGAAGGAGTCTGAGAAGCCACTACAGACTGGCCTCCAAACTGGACTGAATGAGAGTCAGTCAAGTGGACCCTTGGGAGGGGACAGCCCTTCTGCTGGTAAGTATTATTTAGAGACCCACCTGGGAGAAAGAGGCTCATGGGAATGTTTGAGGACTCAGTGTAAAATagtaattttctgtttatttaaagtAGGAATTAGATGAAGTCCATCTATACACAGAAACCATATTGTATATCAGAGTATATAGAATCACACAAAAGGAGTTATAGGGTGAGGAGTGTTTTACCAAGCTAAAGTAACTTGTTGAATTATCGTTTACTATATAAGGATATATTTTCCAAAAGATGATATAGGGGCTGGAATTCTATGGTACAGTGTTTACCTagctgggtttgatcttcagcactagaaagaaaaagaagagggacatttaaattatttttaaaatatatttaataggtacattgttattattcataatagtgggatttgttatatatgtgttatgtgcacacaatataacaatataatttggtcagttttattccctttacctcctctttccttcccctcctccctctccctgttcccctttctctactaGTCTCTCTTCTATTTTACTGAGGTACCTCCCCctgcccttttttcctttttctccttggtTTCCACATAGGACATTTAAATTCACAACTTCCTGCTCTccttattttagattttaataatCTATAGTGaggacttttatttaaaatttcctccatgcttttggaaatctttGTGGGAGAGGGATTGGATATCTTCCTAGGCATTAATAATTAGTTCCTCTTTCCTATTTAAGAAATGGAGTCATATTGAAATCTGAGTTGAATTAGGATAAAATTAGTAagacatttaaaatggaaataatcagGCTTAAAGTGGAAATAATAAGGCTTTAAGGGCTGGTGGATActgcagtgcacacctgtaattccagctacctgggaggctgaggcagaaggatcacaagttcaaggccatactgggcaatttagtgaaaccctgtcttaaaataaaaaataaaagggactggggatatagggAAGTCTAGTATAACCATGAGCTCAATACCCAGTctggaaaacaaaaagggaagacTTTGAGGACTTTATAATCTTCTTGAAGGGTAATTCATCATGGTGTTTGGTTTTAGGAATTCTCAGTTTGGTTGTGTAGGTCTTTGGGAAAATTAGAATCCAACTCTTGGTGTAATATGATTTAGGGGCAACAAAAGCCCATCGTAACTCTCCTTGTTTTTCAGAGTTAGATAAGAAGGCGAATCTCCTGAAGTGCGAGTACTGTGGGAAGTATGCCCCTGCAGAGCAATTTCGTGGCTCTAAGAGGTTTTGCTCCATGACTTGTGCAAAGAGGTACTGTGTGCATTGCCTGCCTTGCCTTGAGCACTAGTTTCTCCATCTAATGTTACCTTGCTTCCCCAGGGTCATCTCACAGCGAACACACACTTTGTGtctcttttgttttcattccttTGTCCAAATCAGCTCCTAAAGTACCAATTGCTGTGTGGGGCAGGGTAGCAAATATTCTCTTCTAGTGCCTTGACATCCTGTATATGCCCTGATTTATAGGTACAATGTGAGCTGTAGCCATCAGTTCCggttgaagaggaaaaaaatgaaagagtttCAGGAAGCCAACTATGCTCGTGTTCGTAGGCGTGGACCCCGCCGCAGCTCCTCTGACATTGCCCGTGCCAAGATCCAGGGCAAGCGTCACCGGGTGAGCTGTTGTTACTGAGCCAGCTATTTCTAAAATAggcctttttctttcccttgcaAGGCAATCCTTTGCCCATGTGAAAGGATACAAGACCAGAACTTTGGTTTCCTATTGATTGTGTTACTTCATATTCTGAGAGATCCTGAGTGCCTTTATCTCCTTTTTCCTCACTGCTGGTTCATATATCTATTAATCCTTACATTGTACTTAAGCGAAGACAATCTAGATCTCTTTTAATACAAGAAGAGAATCAA
Encoded here:
- the Phc1 gene encoding polyhomeotic-like protein 1, whose amino-acid sequence is METESEQNSSSTNGSSSSGGSSRPQIAQMSLYERQAVQALQALQRQPNAAQYFHQFMLQQQLSNAQLHSLAAVQQATIAASRQASSPNTSTAQQQTTTTQASINLATTSAAQLISRSQSVSSPSATTLTQSVLLGNTTSPPLNQSQAQMYLRPQLGNLLQVNRTLGRNVPLASQLILMPNGAVAAVQQEVPSAQSPGVHADADQVQNLAVRNQQASAQGPQMQGSTQKAIPPGASPVSSLSQASSQALAVAQASPGASGQSLNLSQAGGGSGNSLSGPMGPGGGGQAPGGLGQLPSSGMGGGSCPRKGTGVVQPLPAAQTVTVSQGSQTEAESAAAKKADADGSGQQNVGMNLTRTATPAPSQTLISSATYTQIQPHSLIQQQQQIHLQQKQVVIQQQIAIHHQQQFQHRQSQLLHTATHLQLAQQQQQQQQQQQQQQQQQQQQQQQQQQQATTLTAPQPPQVPPTQQVPPSQSQQQAQTLVVQPMLQSSPLSLPPDPTPKPPIPIQSKPPVAPIKPPQLGAAKMSATQQPPPHIPVQVVGTRQPGTAQAQALGLAQLAAAVPTSRGMPGTVQPGQAHLASSPPSSQAPGALQECSPTLAPGMTLASVQGTAHVVKGGATSSSPVVAQVPAAFYMQSVHLPGKPQTLAVKRKAESEEERDDISTLGSILPAKASPAAESPKVMEEKSSLGEKAEPVANVNASTPSNELVALTPAPSAPPPTLSMVSRQMGDSKPPQAIVKPQILTHIIEGFVIQEGAEPFPVGCSQLLKESEKPLQTGLQTGLNESQSSGPLGGDSPSAELDKKANLLKCEYCGKYAPAEQFRGSKRFCSMTCAKRYNVSCSHQFRLKRKKMKEFQEANYARVRRRGPRRSSSDIARAKIQGKRHRGQEDSSRGSDNSSYDEALSPTSPGPLSVRAGHGDRDLGNTITAPPTPELQGINPVFLSSNPSRWSVEEVYEFIASLQGCQEIAEEFRSQEIDGQALLLLKEEHLMSAMNIKLGPALKICAKINVLKET